From one Anaerococcus prevotii DSM 20548 genomic stretch:
- a CDS encoding glycosyltransferase: protein MKIIFWVSAFAIFYPMIGYPLTLLLLDKIIKRKNIKDYTYKPKVSVIISAYNEEKVIEKKLNNIIKTDYPDFEVIIANDASNDRTVELSENFIKSHPDFDIRVNTVRNHLGKTNAQDEAVEVAEGEILVFSDANSIFKEDAISELVSYFTSDDIEYVCGSLIYKEDETASVVAENTYWNMELTMRKIESNIKTIAAGNGAIYACRKKDYRNYDLVSSHDYEMPLHAGLNGKRALYNEDALAFEKAGSTTSDEFKRKVRMQRRILTNIRTNLRRLNIFKYGWFSFFHFNHKTLRFLQAFFHIVLFISNIFLIRQGFIYKLILLGQVAFLILAILGQVSKAKNKIVYFPRYYSMMMLAQILGAKNELTGKSKATWEKAESTR, encoded by the coding sequence ATGAAGATAATATTTTGGGTGTCGGCCTTTGCGATATTTTATCCCATGATAGGCTACCCATTGACACTTTTGTTATTAGACAAAATTATAAAAAGAAAAAATATAAAAGATTACACATACAAGCCCAAGGTTTCGGTTATCATATCAGCTTATAATGAGGAGAAAGTCATTGAGAAGAAGCTCAATAATATTATAAAAACTGACTATCCAGACTTTGAAGTTATTATTGCAAATGATGCCTCAAATGACAGGACGGTGGAGCTTAGTGAAAATTTTATAAAAAGTCATCCGGACTTTGACATTAGAGTAAATACTGTAAGAAATCATTTGGGCAAGACCAACGCCCAGGACGAGGCGGTAGAGGTCGCCGAGGGAGAGATTTTAGTCTTTTCTGATGCAAATTCGATCTTTAAGGAAGATGCCATAAGTGAGCTTGTTTCCTATTTTACTTCAGATGATATAGAATATGTCTGCGGGTCTCTTATCTACAAAGAAGATGAGACGGCTTCGGTTGTAGCGGAAAATACCTATTGGAATATGGAACTTACTATGAGAAAAATCGAGTCCAATATTAAAACCATAGCTGCAGGAAATGGAGCGATTTATGCTTGTAGGAAGAAGGACTATAGGAATTACGATCTAGTAAGCTCTCACGATTACGAGATGCCCCTTCACGCAGGCCTTAACGGTAAGAGGGCCCTTTATAATGAGGATGCCCTAGCTTTTGAGAAGGCCGGATCTACTACAAGCGATGAGTTTAAGAGAAAGGTCAGGATGCAAAGAAGGATTCTTACGAATATTAGAACCAATCTAAGAAGGCTAAACATTTTCAAATACGGTTGGTTTTCTTTCTTCCACTTTAACCATAAGACCTTAAGATTCTTGCAGGCTTTCTTTCATATAGTATTATTTATAAGTAATATATTTCTTATTAGACAAGGATTTATCTACAAGCTAATCCTTCTAGGCCAAGTTGCTTTTCTAATTCTTGCCATTTTGGGTCAAGTAAGCAAGGCAAAAAATAAGATCGTCTATTTTCCAAGATATTATTCTATGATGATGCTTGCCCAAATACTCGGAGCAAAAAACGAGCTTACAGGTAAGAGTAAGGCAACTTGGGAAAAGGCAGAAAGTACGAGGTAG
- a CDS encoding glycosyltransferase family A protein produces the protein MNIEVLISAMNVCDISFYKRFNLSTDCLIINQTDHNSYEEVEEDGFKVRMISTDTRGLGRSRNLAILNSRADVVLFCDDDEVLEDDYERKIKEAFIEHPDVDFFVMKTIIYKDGAETIKVKEEKDLKIYNALRYGSVHFAFKREKILEKNILLSTYFGAGTGNGSGEDSIFIADCIRNKLRVRTSTKLIAKIYNDDSTWFTGFDEKFFYDKGKLSRALFPKMYRFYIEYFVRNYPDKVGELGIRKARQLMIEGAKDFGG, from the coding sequence ATGAATATAGAAGTTTTAATTTCTGCTATGAATGTATGCGATATTAGTTTTTATAAGAGATTTAACTTAAGTACGGACTGCCTAATTATAAACCAAACAGACCATAATTCCTACGAGGAAGTCGAGGAAGATGGCTTTAAGGTAAGGATGATATCGACCGATACGAGAGGCCTTGGTAGGTCGAGAAATCTCGCTATTTTAAATTCTAGGGCAGATGTCGTCCTATTTTGTGATGACGATGAAGTCTTAGAAGATGATTATGAGAGAAAAATCAAGGAAGCCTTTATCGAACATCCTGATGTGGACTTTTTTGTGATGAAGACCATAATTTATAAGGATGGGGCTGAGACTATCAAGGTCAAGGAAGAAAAAGACCTAAAGATTTACAATGCTTTAAGATATGGATCAGTTCATTTCGCCTTTAAGCGAGAGAAGATCCTTGAGAAAAATATACTATTGTCCACATATTTTGGAGCAGGTACGGGAAATGGATCTGGTGAAGATTCGATATTTATTGCAGATTGCATTAGAAATAAGCTAAGAGTGAGGACTTCTACTAAACTTATAGCGAAAATCTACAATGACGATTCAACTTGGTTTACAGGATTTGACGAGAAGTTCTTCTATGATAAGGGAAAACTTTCCAGGGCACTTTTTCCTAAGATGTATAGGTTTTATATAGAATATTTTGTTAGAAACTATCCTGATAAGGTAGGAGAATTAGGCATAAGAAAAGCAAGACAGTTGATGATTGAAGGCGCTAAGGATTTTGGAGGTTAA
- a CDS encoding chain-length determining protein, with protein MKEKRSLFSAIPAGLICGILAAVIFYFALSYSGFNEYRAKSKIITTDIENVNENAGDASTYAATINSNKIKKTVLDNLGIDMSLGVLDAKLSIEPIEGSSVVDIVVTDTNKLRAEDIADEYADLAVRVIGNIYGTDAKVMEYSYQSAGRVNNGKTYASIVGLGVFVIATLIGMIRVNSFNNKVLLAKAQKVEELEEDLEDYETYEDDYGKITSDSKREVKDGRVSFKKEEDYSSYAYNDDDNDNDDDRDFTGTQKIDPINVDEEDFGETTIIDQDEILYGINKQNRSNKDTTNKDYPIIGKLAPYSKGELDV; from the coding sequence ATGAAAGAAAAAAGATCGCTATTTAGTGCAATTCCAGCAGGACTAATCTGTGGAATACTAGCAGCAGTTATCTTCTACTTCGCCCTAAGCTATTCAGGTTTTAATGAATATAGGGCAAAAAGTAAGATTATAACTACAGATATTGAGAATGTAAATGAGAATGCAGGAGATGCAAGTACCTACGCGGCTACTATTAACTCAAATAAGATTAAAAAGACAGTACTCGACAACCTAGGAATAGATATGTCTTTGGGAGTGCTCGATGCAAAACTTAGCATAGAGCCTATAGAAGGCTCATCTGTAGTAGATATTGTAGTTACAGATACTAATAAGCTAAGGGCAGAAGACATAGCGGATGAATACGCAGACCTTGCTGTTAGAGTTATAGGAAATATTTACGGAACAGATGCCAAAGTTATGGAATACTCCTACCAATCTGCAGGCAGGGTAAACAATGGCAAAACTTACGCATCTATTGTAGGACTTGGAGTATTTGTCATAGCGACTCTTATTGGAATGATTAGGGTTAACTCCTTTAATAACAAGGTCCTATTAGCCAAGGCGCAAAAAGTAGAAGAGCTTGAAGAAGACCTTGAAGATTACGAAACTTATGAAGATGATTATGGGAAAATCACTTCTGATTCCAAAAGAGAAGTAAAAGACGGAAGAGTAAGCTTTAAGAAGGAAGAGGACTACTCATCCTACGCCTATAATGATGACGATAATGACAACGATGATGATAGGGATTTTACAGGCACACAAAAAATTGATCCAATAAATGTCGATGAAGAAGATTTCGGTGAAACTACGATAATAGACCAAGACGAGATCCTTTATGGAATCAATAAACAAAATAGGTCTAATAAGGATACTACAAACAAGGACTATCCAATAATTGGTAAGCTTGCCCCATACAGTAAAGGAGAATTAGATGTTTAG
- a CDS encoding CpsD/CapB family tyrosine-protein kinase produces MFRKKDEEKKEIALQAFYDLEDKLIKNLDNDDKLIGFTSTTNHTDQALNIYIMAKHLAEEGDRILIIDANLREPALEDLTDKHEERGFIDGVLGDYPKDDLIKFDEKFDNIYLMYSGKVSDYADEFLEPSDIKNFIESLRDSFDYIFVNTTANKDIPEANMFLALCDKVLVFTTFANKDNDIYKESIKQLENVNAEILGIVLTNYIYSEAEVREMFGED; encoded by the coding sequence ATGTTTAGGAAAAAAGACGAAGAGAAAAAAGAAATAGCTCTTCAAGCCTTTTACGATCTTGAAGATAAGCTAATAAAAAATCTCGACAATGACGATAAGCTTATAGGATTTACATCTACTACAAACCACACCGACCAGGCCCTAAATATTTATATAATGGCCAAGCATCTGGCTGAAGAAGGAGATAGGATCTTAATAATCGATGCCAATCTAAGGGAGCCTGCCCTTGAAGATTTGACTGACAAGCATGAGGAAAGAGGCTTTATCGATGGAGTCCTTGGAGATTATCCAAAAGACGACCTTATCAAGTTCGATGAAAAGTTCGATAATATCTACCTAATGTATTCGGGCAAGGTTTCTGATTATGCAGATGAGTTCCTAGAACCATCCGACATCAAAAACTTCATAGAAAGCCTAAGAGATTCATTTGATTATATCTTCGTAAATACAACTGCAAACAAGGATATACCAGAAGCCAATATGTTCCTTGCTCTTTGCGATAAGGTCCTAGTATTTACTACCTTTGCCAACAAGGATAATGATATCTACAAGGAATCTATAAAACAACTTGAGAATGTAAATGCAGAAATCCTAGGTATAGTTCTAACCAACTACATCTACAGCGAAGCTGAAGTTAGAGAAATGTTTGGAGAAGATTAA
- a CDS encoding SH3 domain-containing protein, producing MKKIKVLMILALSLGMASCANDTYQSKRHPDANEESQVSQKAEDTNREEDTQEENTEVNDQGEAPKDETKEDEKSDVMAGVDYQVEDIVNIRLDPTTDSEIVGEAHPGDEILVLLEKDGWSRVSVNGQAGYIKSDLLKPVE from the coding sequence ATGAAAAAGATTAAAGTACTTATGATATTAGCTCTAAGCCTTGGTATGGCTTCATGTGCTAATGACACTTACCAATCTAAGCGTCATCCAGATGCAAATGAAGAAAGCCAGGTTAGTCAAAAGGCTGAAGATACAAATAGAGAAGAAGATACTCAAGAAGAGAATACTGAAGTAAATGATCAGGGCGAGGCTCCAAAAGATGAAACAAAAGAAGATGAAAAGTCTGATGTGATGGCTGGAGTAGACTATCAAGTAGAAGATATTGTAAATATAAGACTTGATCCAACGACAGATTCCGAGATAGTAGGCGAGGCTCATCCTGGAGATGAGATCTTAGTTCTCCTAGAAAAGGACGGCTGGTCAAGAGTATCAGTAAATGGTCAGGCAGGTTATATCAAGTCTGACTTGTTAAAGCCAGTAGAATAA
- a CDS encoding IS110 family transposase, with translation MSVMVQVETTNQKKEGNKMISIGIDIAKEKFTVCALEQGSKIIWKPFDVHLNKTKVEEFLKKLDTLNEEVKIIMEATGKYHLPILYELKDKEYFVSVVNPLKMKQFCRVLNFRKAKNDNIDAIQIAEYGLMYWKELQEYKVDSESFRILKELNRSYQHYMDLRINQMNFIDQTISQTFPGIKKLIPHASGDFSKDKLLDFLEIWWHKDLVLEKPEEKFIEDFKNWAKEKRYHPNADKAKSIYKLAEESISIQPSNSSYIKTSIQEGIELIKHINQILHTILSQMIEISEPLEEYQEAKKFSGISDKLAVQITAEFGDLSKFKNKKSLISFVGIDSPPYESGNFKADQRKITKRGNAILRKVGYQAMKCMMSAKDTENDIYLYMVKKEKDGKAKKICKFAGLNKFLRTYYAKVMASKQEKKLLKVA, from the coding sequence ATGAGTGTAATGGTGCAGGTAGAAACTACAAATCAAAAGAAAGAAGGTAATAAAATGATATCTATAGGAATAGATATAGCAAAAGAAAAGTTTACAGTCTGTGCACTAGAACAAGGTAGCAAAATCATTTGGAAGCCTTTTGATGTTCATCTTAACAAAACAAAAGTAGAAGAATTTTTAAAGAAACTAGATACGTTAAATGAAGAAGTAAAAATAATCATGGAAGCAACAGGTAAATATCATCTTCCAATCCTCTATGAATTAAAAGATAAAGAATATTTTGTAAGTGTAGTAAACCCTTTGAAAATGAAACAGTTTTGTAGAGTACTTAACTTTAGAAAAGCAAAAAATGATAACATAGATGCCATACAAATAGCAGAATATGGCTTGATGTACTGGAAAGAATTACAAGAATATAAAGTAGATTCAGAAAGTTTCAGAATTCTAAAAGAATTAAACAGATCCTATCAGCACTACATGGACTTAAGAATCAATCAAATGAACTTCATAGATCAAACAATAAGTCAAACATTTCCAGGAATAAAGAAATTAATACCACATGCTTCAGGAGACTTTTCAAAAGATAAACTATTAGACTTCTTAGAAATATGGTGGCACAAAGACCTAGTATTAGAAAAACCAGAAGAAAAATTCATAGAAGATTTTAAAAACTGGGCAAAAGAAAAGAGATACCATCCTAATGCTGATAAAGCTAAATCCATATACAAGCTCGCAGAGGAAAGTATCTCAATTCAACCTTCTAATAGCTCATATATAAAGACTAGCATACAAGAAGGGATAGAATTGATAAAACATATAAATCAAATTCTACATACTATTTTATCACAAATGATAGAAATTTCCGAGCCCTTAGAAGAATATCAAGAAGCAAAGAAATTCTCAGGAATATCAGATAAATTAGCAGTGCAAATTACAGCAGAATTTGGAGACTTATCAAAATTTAAAAACAAAAAAAGTTTAATATCATTTGTAGGAATAGATTCACCACCATATGAGTCAGGTAACTTCAAAGCGGATCAGAGAAAAATAACAAAAAGAGGCAATGCAATACTAAGAAAAGTAGGTTATCAAGCTATGAAATGCATGATGAGTGCAAAAGATACTGAAAATGATATATATCTGTATATGGTAAAAAAAGAAAAAGATGGAAAGGCTAAGAAGATTTGTAAATTTGCAGGATTAAATAAATTCTTAAGAACCTACTATGCAAAAGTTATGGCATCAAAACAAGAAAAGAAGTTATTAAAAGTAGCCTAG
- a CDS encoding ABC transporter ATP-binding protein, whose amino-acid sequence MINIENLNKVYENGYEALKSINLDIEDGALVTLLGPSGCGKSTILNIIAGILDPTKGDIKFDGESVINKHPKDRDIGMVFQNYALYPHMTVLENIIFPLTVGDKKVKKQEAIKIAQKYMDLAYIGEIKDKKPGQISGGQQQRVAIARALIQNPKTLLLDEPLSNLDARLRLSIREEIRNIVKEVGVTTIFVTHDQEEALSISDYIALMDKGVIQQYDKPQNLYLDPANLFVAKFIGNPIINIFEFEKKGDDLISSDLKLKLEDFEKERFKKELKDGDYLVGIRPEHFILDNESDIRVKVDSIEMIGRYMILHFDLDDVSSKMIVDSKLKIKAGDEIGIYIDYPSIYIFEEDGSRVY is encoded by the coding sequence ATGATTAATATTGAAAATCTGAACAAAGTTTATGAAAATGGTTACGAGGCCTTAAAGTCTATCAACTTAGATATAGAAGATGGAGCCTTGGTTACTCTCCTAGGTCCTTCTGGTTGCGGTAAGTCTACTATACTAAACATAATAGCGGGCATCCTTGATCCGACAAAGGGAGATATCAAGTTTGATGGAGAAAGCGTAATAAACAAACACCCCAAGGACCGTGATATCGGCATGGTTTTCCAAAACTACGCCCTCTATCCTCACATGACAGTCCTAGAAAATATTATCTTTCCACTTACAGTTGGAGATAAGAAAGTAAAAAAGCAAGAAGCGATCAAGATTGCCCAAAAATACATGGATCTTGCCTATATTGGAGAGATAAAGGATAAAAAGCCAGGACAAATCTCTGGTGGCCAACAACAAAGAGTCGCCATAGCCCGTGCCCTTATCCAAAATCCAAAGACCCTTCTCCTAGATGAGCCTTTAAGTAACCTAGATGCTAGACTTAGATTATCTATCAGAGAAGAGATTAGAAATATAGTAAAGGAAGTTGGAGTAACTACGATTTTTGTAACTCACGACCAGGAAGAGGCTCTTTCCATATCTGATTACATAGCCTTGATGGACAAGGGAGTTATCCAACAATACGACAAGCCACAAAATCTCTACCTTGATCCAGCAAATCTCTTTGTTGCGAAATTTATAGGAAATCCTATTATAAATATTTTTGAATTTGAAAAGAAGGGTGATGACCTAATTTCGTCAGATCTAAAGCTTAAGCTAGAGGATTTCGAGAAAGAAAGATTTAAAAAAGAGTTAAAGGATGGAGATTACCTAGTAGGCATTAGGCCAGAGCACTTCATCCTTGATAATGAGAGTGATATCAGGGTGAAGGTTGATTCTATAGAGATGATTGGAAGATATATGATCCTTCACTTCGACTTAGACGATGTATCTTCTAAGATGATAGTAGATAGCAAGCTTAAGATTAAAGCAGGCGATGAGATAGGAATTTATATAGACTATCCATCAATTTATATTTTTGAAGAAGACGGAAGTAGGGTTTACTAA
- a CDS encoding carbohydrate ABC transporter permease, producing the protein MKKLKYSAEKNNKAWLYLAPALVSILVFSVYPLFRTFVMSMQNNNILAPSFVGLSNFPIVLKDPLFKRAMINTLIYAVTVVPLSIIISMLIALVLNTNIKGGKFFETLFFIPYLTSVIAIGIVFRYLFHGQYGFINYVLGFVGLGPIDFLNDPDYNMTALIIFGVWNALAFNIIVILAGLRSIDKNYYKVAEMFGASSWEQFRKITLPQLKSIITFLFLTSFITAFKVYNSIFALFNGRAGVGNRLVTAVFYIYNKFYVEYRYGQAMAAGVILFLFLLLLTFLQKKAIERLAK; encoded by the coding sequence ATGAAAAAGCTTAAGTATTCTGCAGAAAAAAACAACAAGGCTTGGCTATATCTGGCCCCAGCCCTTGTATCTATCCTTGTATTTTCTGTCTATCCTTTGTTTAGGACCTTTGTGATGAGTATGCAAAATAACAACATACTCGCACCTAGCTTTGTAGGCCTTTCAAATTTTCCGATTGTATTAAAAGACCCTCTATTTAAGAGGGCTATGATAAACACCTTAATATATGCGGTAACAGTTGTTCCCTTATCAATAATTATATCTATGCTTATAGCCCTAGTCCTAAATACCAATATCAAGGGAGGTAAGTTCTTCGAGACCTTGTTCTTTATCCCTTACCTAACCAGCGTTATAGCTATAGGTATTGTGTTTAGATATTTATTCCACGGCCAATACGGTTTTATCAATTATGTCCTAGGATTTGTTGGTCTTGGACCGATAGACTTTCTAAATGATCCTGATTATAATATGACAGCCCTTATAATTTTTGGTGTATGGAACGCCTTGGCCTTTAATATTATAGTAATACTCGCAGGTCTTAGGTCAATTGATAAAAATTATTACAAGGTTGCTGAGATGTTTGGAGCAAGTAGCTGGGAGCAATTTAGGAAGATCACCCTCCCACAGCTTAAGTCAATCATTACCTTCTTGTTTTTGACAAGTTTTATCACAGCCTTTAAGGTCTACAATTCAATCTTTGCCCTCTTTAATGGCAGGGCAGGTGTCGGCAATAGACTTGTAACTGCGGTATTTTATATCTACAACAAGTTCTATGTGGAATACAGATACGGTCAGGCTATGGCTGCAGGAGTGATTTTATTCTTATTCCTCCTCTTACTTACTTTCTTACAGAAGAAGGCAATAGAAAGGTTGGCAAAATAA
- a CDS encoding carbohydrate ABC transporter permease, which yields MQKVLRIIGYIFVVIMAIITVFPFLYMISSSLMSFQEVTSIPPKLLPQKPIFSNYVEAMKVAPFGRYFLNTVFVSLTNTIVTLITTTLAAFALNFCNFKYKKLLEAFMLSLLMIPFEIIIFTNFSTIARLGLIDTYTALIIPFLASVFYIFYLKEFLKSIPMDFYKAAKVDGASDFEFIRKVMIPMSKSNLFTIGLLNFITGWNSFLWPILVTNTTEMRLISNGLSAFATEAGQLIHLQMAASTITIMPILILYFLFRKQILSGVSYGGIKR from the coding sequence ATGCAAAAAGTTTTAAGAATAATTGGATATATTTTTGTTGTAATCATGGCGATTATTACAGTATTTCCATTTCTTTATATGATTTCATCATCGCTAATGAGCTTTCAAGAAGTAACGAGCATTCCGCCTAAGCTTCTTCCACAAAAGCCAATATTTTCAAATTACGTCGAGGCTATGAAGGTTGCTCCTTTTGGGAGGTATTTTCTAAATACAGTTTTTGTATCTTTGACCAATACCATAGTTACTTTGATAACTACAACCCTTGCGGCCTTTGCCCTAAACTTTTGTAATTTCAAATACAAAAAACTCCTAGAAGCCTTCATGCTATCGCTCCTAATGATTCCTTTTGAGATTATAATCTTTACTAACTTTTCAACAATTGCAAGATTAGGACTCATAGATACTTATACTGCCCTTATAATTCCTTTTTTGGCATCAGTATTTTATATCTTTTACCTAAAGGAATTTCTCAAATCTATTCCGATGGATTTCTACAAGGCAGCTAAGGTCGATGGGGCAAGTGACTTTGAGTTTATTAGAAAAGTAATGATTCCTATGAGCAAGTCAAATCTCTTTACCATAGGGCTCTTAAACTTTATTACAGGATGGAACTCCTTCTTGTGGCCAATCCTTGTTACAAATACCACAGAGATGCGACTTATATCAAATGGTCTATCAGCCTTCGCTACTGAAGCAGGCCAGTTAATTCACCTTCAAATGGCAGCAAGTACTATTACTATAATGCCAATTTTAATATTATATTTCCTCTTTAGAAAACAAATCTTAAGCGGTGTTTCCTACGGGGGTATCAAAAGATAG
- a CDS encoding ABC transporter substrate-binding protein: protein MKKKLSLLMALVLSLGVFTACGSNENTSEEKADSKVEESADQVKDDKKEEGKEEDKAGGQTEIVFWHAMGGGQGEALENLTKKFEEENPNIKVTLQGQGKYGDLNQILVASMQSPKDLPTITQAYPDWMLQFKDANMIADLTDYVKKDMDDYDDILPGVRDELEKDGKIEALPFNKSTEVFWYNKNLYDELGLKEPTSFEELKENAKKIYEAKGIPGAGFDSLSNFYLTYLKNKGIEFDENLDPASAESIEAVEYYLEGIKEGYFRIAGTDQHLSGPFANEQVGSFVGSNAGEVYVKEALNDKFEYAAAPYPAKEAFQQGTNIYMFDKASDEEKQAAFKYMQFLASKDSQVEFAIATGYMPARKSAVEDETYKSSDSKIAPILDKASEKLFSRPLAPGSQQAYNDVASLLESILSNPNADVKAELEAFAPQFKADFEAQ, encoded by the coding sequence ATGAAAAAGAAATTATCGTTGTTAATGGCTCTAGTTTTGTCACTAGGAGTATTCACAGCATGCGGATCTAATGAAAACACAAGTGAAGAAAAGGCAGACAGCAAGGTAGAAGAAAGTGCTGATCAAGTTAAAGATGACAAGAAGGAAGAAGGAAAAGAAGAAGATAAGGCAGGAGGTCAAACAGAAATAGTATTCTGGCACGCTATGGGTGGAGGTCAAGGAGAAGCTCTTGAAAATTTGACCAAGAAGTTTGAAGAAGAAAATCCAAACATCAAGGTTACTCTTCAAGGTCAAGGAAAATACGGAGACTTAAACCAAATCCTCGTTGCATCAATGCAATCACCTAAAGACCTTCCAACAATAACTCAAGCTTATCCTGACTGGATGCTTCAATTCAAAGACGCTAATATGATAGCAGATCTTACAGACTATGTTAAAAAAGACATGGATGATTATGATGATATCTTGCCAGGAGTAAGAGATGAGTTAGAAAAAGATGGCAAGATTGAAGCTCTACCATTTAACAAATCAACAGAAGTATTCTGGTATAACAAAAATCTTTATGATGAACTAGGACTAAAAGAGCCTACAAGTTTTGAAGAGCTAAAAGAAAATGCTAAGAAAATTTACGAAGCAAAAGGAATCCCTGGGGCAGGATTTGATTCACTATCAAACTTCTACCTAACATATCTAAAAAACAAGGGAATCGAATTTGATGAAAATCTAGACCCTGCTTCAGCTGAATCTATCGAAGCTGTTGAATATTATCTAGAAGGTATCAAAGAAGGATACTTTAGAATAGCAGGGACAGACCAACACTTATCTGGTCCGTTTGCAAACGAACAAGTTGGTTCATTTGTAGGATCAAACGCTGGTGAAGTATATGTAAAAGAAGCTCTAAACGATAAATTCGAATATGCTGCAGCTCCTTACCCAGCAAAAGAAGCCTTCCAACAAGGTACAAATATTTACATGTTTGACAAGGCAAGTGATGAAGAAAAACAAGCAGCATTTAAATACATGCAATTTTTAGCTAGCAAGGATTCACAAGTTGAATTTGCTATAGCTACAGGTTACATGCCAGCAAGAAAATCTGCAGTTGAAGATGAAACTTACAAATCATCTGATTCAAAAATCGCACCAATTCTTGATAAGGCAAGTGAAAAACTATTCTCTAGACCACTTGCTCCAGGCAGCCAACAAGCCTACAATGACGTAGCAAGTTTACTTGAAAGCATCCTTTCAAATCCAAATGCAGACGTTAAGGCAGAGCTTGAAGCATTCGCGCCACAATTTAAGGCAGACTTTGAAGCTCAATAA
- a CDS encoding arginine deiminase has translation MKNINVNNEINKLKKVLVHRPGDELLNLTPNALDELLFDDIPDLDKAKEEHDAFAQIFRNEGVEVVYLEDLMAETLKDSKDLKEKFLDQYLKEADIDDDLVLSEARKLLASIKDEKEFVLKTMAGLTLNELGIKNDHVLFDYKYTAINPMPNLYFTRDPFSTIGKGVSINTMYSVTRSRETIYADYIFNHHKDYKGTKNYYGRGKKYHIEGGDILNINEKLLMIGISQRTQLAAIKDLAHNILFDEESKIEEIIAINIPNERAYMHLDTVFTQIDYDTFTYHPGIISTFHAIKFSKKDDKIVEDIIEKSLDDLLKDSLKLDEIKLLPCGGGDPIAALREQWTDGSNTLAIAPGKVIVYKRNTVTNQMLELNGIEVIKLDSSTLTVGRGGPRCMSMPLVRED, from the coding sequence ATGAAAAATATCAATGTAAATAACGAAATCAACAAACTCAAGAAGGTCCTCGTTCACAGACCTGGAGATGAACTTCTAAATCTTACACCAAATGCCTTGGACGAGTTACTCTTTGATGACATACCGGACCTGGACAAGGCCAAGGAAGAGCACGACGCATTTGCTCAAATTTTTAGAAATGAGGGAGTAGAGGTAGTTTATCTTGAAGACTTGATGGCAGAGACTCTCAAAGATAGTAAGGACCTCAAAGAAAAATTCCTTGACCAATACCTAAAAGAGGCAGATATAGATGATGACCTAGTCCTTAGTGAGGCGAGAAAGCTCTTAGCTTCTATCAAAGACGAGAAAGAATTCGTCCTAAAAACTATGGCAGGTCTTACCCTAAATGAGTTAGGAATCAAAAATGACCACGTCTTATTTGACTATAAATACACTGCTATAAATCCCATGCCAAACCTTTACTTTACTAGAGATCCCTTCTCCACAATAGGAAAGGGAGTATCCATCAACACAATGTATTCAGTGACAAGATCAAGAGAGACTATCTATGCTGACTACATATTTAACCACCACAAGGATTACAAGGGTACTAAGAATTATTATGGTAGGGGAAAGAAATACCATATCGAAGGCGGAGATATATTAAATATCAACGAGAAGCTCTTGATGATAGGTATTAGCCAAAGGACTCAGCTTGCTGCCATCAAGGACCTAGCTCATAATATCTTATTTGATGAGGAATCTAAAATAGAAGAAATAATTGCAATAAACATCCCTAATGAAAGAGCCTACATGCACTTAGATACTGTCTTTACTCAAATCGATTACGACACCTTCACCTACCATCCTGGAATAATTTCTACCTTCCATGCTATTAAATTTAGCAAAAAAGACGATAAGATCGTAGAAGATATAATAGAAAAATCCTTAGACGACCTCTTAAAAGATTCTCTAAAGCTCGATGAAATAAAACTTCTCCCTTGCGGGGGAGGAGATCCTATAGCAGCCCTTAGAGAACAATGGACAGACGGATCAAATACCCTAGCTATTGCTCCAGGTAAGGTAATTGTTTATAAGAGAAATACCGTAACTAATCAAATGCTTGAGCTAAATGGCATAGAAGTAATAAAGCTTGACTCATCAACCCTAACAGTAGGTAGGGGAGGACCAAGATGTATGTCCATGCCACTTGTAAGAGAAGACTAA